The proteins below come from a single Mangifera indica cultivar Alphonso chromosome 16, CATAS_Mindica_2.1, whole genome shotgun sequence genomic window:
- the LOC123198916 gene encoding G-type lectin S-receptor-like serine/threonine-protein kinase LECRK1, giving the protein MFFLLLLVHLFSASRAQSSSSNITIGSTLYTNSSAPSFWPSPFGHFAFGFYPSGNRFTVGTWLVGTPTNTIIWSALRKVPEISSGATLNFSMDGKLLLHRAIGEVQAIIENNPKASYASLLDSGKFALYDSNSELVWNSFDHPTDTLLVGQKLVQDSSLYSSVSATDQSIGKFKLSMQTDGNLNAFPVESIPEGKYVYWSTDIRGAGGNVSLNLAQDGLNVSTLFRATFDVDGVLRLYQHQIGTNGSLNSKPSWEMLVDEDRFLVKGACGLNSYCTLNRADITFDFVDGKQPQKGCLLNFTMENDCSESKKNNEEYYIYSSLEHTSWERTEFDGKESVSEAACLKDCNRAVAEFRNQLCFKHKLPLRYGRKTSKTVSKTLIKNRIGGGNLQKREMSSVKTVR; this is encoded by the exons ATGTTCTTCCTACTCTTGCTTGTCCATCTATTCTCCGCATCAAGAGCTCAATCTTCTTCATCAAACATCACCATAGGCTCAACTCTTTACACAAACTCATCAGCTCCAAGCTTCTGGCCTTCTCCTTTCGGCCATTTCGCCTTTGGATTTTACCCTTCTGGCAATCGCTTCACGGTTGGCACATGGCTTGTTGGCACCCCAACAAACACTATCATATGGAGTGCACTAAGAAAGGTCCCAGAGATCTCATCCGGTGCAACCTTGAATTTCTCCATGGATGGAAAGCTCCTTCTTCATAGAGCCATCGGTGAAGTCCAGGCAATAATTGAAAACAATCCGAAAGCATCATATGCTTCCTTGCTCGATTCAGGTAAGTTCGCACTGTATGACTCGAATTCAGAACTTGTGTGGAACAGTTTTGATCATCCCACCGATACCCTTTTGGTGGGACAAAAGCTAGTTCAAGATAGCTCTCTATATTCAAGTGTCTCGGCAACCGATCAATCCATTGGAAAGTTTAAGCTATCAATGCAAACAGATGGAAATCTCAATGCATTTCCAGTAGAAAGTATTCCTGAAGGCAAATATGTGTACTGGTCAACAGACATTCGCGGTGCAGGAGGAAATGTGTCACTAAATTTAGCCCAAGACGGCC TTAATGTTTCTACCTTGTTTCGTGCTACATTTGATGTCGATGGTGTTCTAAGACTATACCAGCATCAAATTGGGACTAATGGGAGCTTGAACTCGAAGCCATCATGGGAAATGCTCGTTGATGAAGATCGTTTTTTGGTGAAAGGTGCTTGTGGCTTGAATAGCTACTGCACTCTTAATCGTGCTGATATTACCTTCGATTTTGTTGATGGTAAGCAGCCTCAAAAGGGCTGCCTTCTGAACTTCACCATGGAAAATGATTGCTCTGAGAGCAAGAAAAACAACGAAGAATATTACATTTATTCTTCTCTAGAACACACTTCTTGGGAACGCACTGAGTTTGATGGAAAGGAATCTGTCAGCGAAGCAGCTTGTTTGAAGGACTGCAATCGTGCGGTGGCGGAGTTCAGGAACCAGTTGTGCTTTAAGCACAAGCTTCCATTGAGATATGGAAGGAAAACTAGTAAAACGGTTTCTAAAACTCTGATCAAGAATAGAATCGGTGGCGGCAATCTTCAAAAAAGAGAAATGAGTTCAGTGAAGACAGTAAGATGA